The Armatimonadota bacterium genome includes the window TCCAGGCGGGCGCGGAGGTCGCGGACCTTCTCGTTGCAGAGTTCGGGCGTCAAGGTCCCCGCCTCGAAGGCCTCGAAGTAGCGGTCCATCGCCGCCTGTGTCTTGGCGGCCTGCGCCTCGACCTTCCCGATCTCCTTCTCCAGGATCGGCTTCTCGGTCCCGAGCCGCTTGTTCGCCTCCGCCCAGACGCGTGCCATGAACTGCTCGTCGCGGAACATCGCCTTGATGTCCTCGGTGACCGCCGCCTCCAGGAGCTCGGCCCGCACGTACTCCTGCTCGCAGTCGTGGTCGTTGAAGCGCTTCGAGCAGACGTAGTACGGGACGTGGACGCCCTTCTTGTAGCCCCCGCCGCCGAACATGTGGCTCTTGCAGCGGGCGCACTTGATGATGCCCGTGAGGAGCCGCTCGTCGCCGTTGTGCCATTGGCGGCCCTTGAGGTCCTCGTGCCGCTCCTGGAGCACCTCGTTCGCCTTCTGGAAGAGTACCTCCGACACGAGCGGGTCGTGCTGCCCCTCGTAGAGGACCTCGCGCCAGCGGATCTTCCCCACGTAGACCGGGTTCTTGAGCATGTAGAGGACGACGCGCCGGCCCCACTTCCGGCCGTTGCGGTTCCGGTGTCCGGCCTCGTTGAGCTCGTTGCAGATCGCCGACGCGCCCTCCTTCCCCAGGGCGTACATCTTGAACATCTTGCGGACGATAAGGGCCTCCTCCTCGTGGACGACCAAGCCCTTCTTCTCCGGGTCGAGCTGGTAGCCGTAGGGCACGTTGCCGCCCACGAAGTTCCCGCCCTTCGCCTTCTTCTCCATCCCGACCTTCGTGCGCTCGACGATGGTCGCGTGCTCGAACTCCGCGAAGACGCCGAGCATCTGGAGCATCATCTTCCCGGCGGCGTTCGACGTGTCGAAGGGCTCGGTGATGCTCTTGAAGGTGACGCCGTTCTTCGTGAGCTCGTCCACCATCTGGGCGAGCTCGCGGACCTTGCGGGAGAGCCGGTCGACCCGGAAGACGAGGAGCGTGTTGAAGGCCCGCGCCTCGGCGTCGTAGAGCATCTCCTCGAGTCCGGGCCGGTTCATGTGGGTGCCGGACTCGGTGTCGCGGTAGACCTTGTGGAGCTGCCACTCGTCGTCCCACTGCGCCTTGCAGAAGGCCTCGAGCCGCTCCTTCTGCGCGCCGAGCGAGTACTTCTGGTGGTCCTCGTCGGTCGAGATGCGGGTGTAGAACGCGATCCGCGGGGGCTCGCGCTTCTCGTCACGCATGGCGGGCCGCCCCTTTGAACATCTTCCTGACGATGATGGCCTCCTGCTCGTGGACGGCGAGGCCCTTTGCCGGGTCCAGCCGGTAGCCGTAGGGCACGACGCGTTCCGCTCCTTCCACAGTCAGCAGTTCCACGCCGACGGCGCGGAGCGCGCCCAGGATGGTCTCCAGGAGCGTCGCGCTCCGGGCCAGGCGGGCGATGTCGCGGACGACCACGCGGCGCAGTCCGCCTCGGCGGGCATCGGCCAAGAGGCGGCGGAGCGCGGGCCGGTCGGCGTCGAGGCCGGACTTCCCGGGATCGGCGTAGACGGCCACGTTCCCGGCATCCTCCACGAGGCCGAGGGCCTCTCGGACCTGGGCCTCGCAGGCGGTCCCGGTGGCGTCATCGGCGGCCGTCCGGGCGTAGATCGCCTCCGTCCTGGCCTGCGGCCTTGGCGTCGGCCTCATCCGTAACCTATTGGCATTACTCATGTTACGCGCGTCTCCCACCTGACACCCCTACCTCGGGTTGCACCCCGAAGCAAGGCAATCCCCAATGTTTCCAGGGCCTTACGGCCGGCTCCTCTATGGGGAAAGGCCGCTACGGCTGGCGCGGGGGGACGGTCAGAAAGCGCGATTTGGGTTGACTTTCAACTACAACTTTGCTACGCTCCTCCCCATGTCCCAGCAGACCACATTCGGGCAGAGGCTCCGGGAACTGCGGAAGGCCAAGAACCTCACCCAGCGCGACTTGGCCGCGAAAGTATCCGCGCGCCTGAAGGCGGAGGACCGCCGGGGCTTCGACTTCACCTACCTGAGCAAGATCGAGAACGACAAGACGCCGCCCCCATCCGTTGCGGCGATCATCCAGCTGGCCGAGGTGCTCGAGGCGGACGCGAACGAGCTGATCACCCTGGCGGGAAAGACGCCGCCGAACCTAGGGAAGACCCTGAAGGAGAGCGAGTCGGCACGCACATTCTTCCGTTCGGCCTTCGACGCAGACTTGACAGAAGAGGATTGGAAGAAACTTTCGCAGGAACTGAAACGCAGGACGAAGGCCCGTGAGAATCCTCCGAAATCAGGAGATTGAAGAGATCGCGGCGTCGCGGCTCGCCGAGCTCGA containing:
- a CDS encoding recombinase family protein yields the protein MRPTPRPQARTEAIYARTAADDATGTACEAQVREALGLVEDAGNVAVYADPGKSGLDADRPALRRLLADARRGGLRRVVVRDIARLARSATLLETILGALRAVGVELLTVEGAERVVPYGYRLDPAKGLAVHEQEAIIVRKMFKGAARHA
- a CDS encoding helix-turn-helix transcriptional regulator, which encodes MTFNYNFATLLPMSQQTTFGQRLRELRKAKNLTQRDLAAKVSARLKAEDRRGFDFTYLSKIENDKTPPPSVAAIIQLAEVLEADANELITLAGKTPPNLGKTLKESESARTFFRSAFDADLTEEDWKKLSQELKRRTKARENPPKSGD